A single region of the Nicotiana sylvestris chromosome 6, ASM39365v2, whole genome shotgun sequence genome encodes:
- the LOC138870709 gene encoding uncharacterized protein yields MVDNYKQRNEKLPLAFLGCRTTVHTSTRAIPYLLVYCTEVIMPAEVDIPSLRMIQEAELGNVEWIQSRYEKLALIDGKRINIVCHGQPYQNKMARAFNKKVRSRQFKPGQLVLK; encoded by the coding sequence ATGGTGGACAACTACAAGCAAAGGAATGAGAAGCTACCATTAGCTTTTCTCGGGTGCCGTACCACGGTTCATACGTCAACTAGGGCAATACCTTATTTACTGGTCTACTGTACTGAAGTTATTATGCCTGCTGAGGTGGATATTCCTTCCCTAAGAATGATACAAGAGGCCGAACTCGGTAATGTGGAATGGATACAAAGCCGGTATGAGAAACTGGCTCTCATTGACGGCAAGAGAATTAACATAGTGTGTCACGGTCAACCCTACCAGAATAAAATGGCAAGGGCTTTCAACAAAAAGGTTAGATCAAGGCAATTCAAACCAGGACAATTGGTGTTGAAATGA